One region of Chryseobacterium muglaense genomic DNA includes:
- a CDS encoding putative LPS assembly protein LptD, translated as MDKTVFKNILQFLIILIFNSFLAQNSPKKVIKATVINDTISKKDTIVAPKESLQAVVDYKADDIRRDVPKRMIYLNKNAQVKYQDMQIDADYISIDEERSLIFARGKLDSLGKVFELAQVDQGGKKYEVESFNYNTKTREAIAYNARTEESEGLIVAPKTKKYNDSVFVMRHAEFTTDPYYIDKKDTRPDYHLLASYIKMQKGKNSSSLIVGPAQMYIEDVPTPLILPFAILPFSSKRAAGILIPSFGEREDVGFFLNGIGYYQPIGEHFDLKVLADIYTKGSWTIRPEMNYLKKYRYSGNFSADIGSTVRGIKGLDNYSKTGTYRIAWRHTQDTKANPFLTFSASVDVTSQTFYNNTVNNNYIMDQSVLRTQQNSTVTLTKRFLKLPATITGTASYSQNFATGLADLRLPQMNVAINQFYLFKSKTGVRSGLLENITVNTGLNLSNFVSTAEGELFTDAMWDKLQTGLKNNIALGTNTTFAKYFTFSLGATVDNALTTKTLTKYYDPIQNIEVDQINKQIAGYSIFSTTASVQTQLYGQANFKKGSTIQAIRHMMTPSIGFTYSPDFGGEQFGYFKNFYNANGALTPYSIFDKGIVGSPTTGMVGALNYNIGNNIEMKVKSKSDSTGVKKMKIFESLNVSGNYNFAAKSHPFSIISVSGQSSFFDNKLSVNTSLAIEPYKILFAPGSDTGIRTEDFGSFSVQGFNVQLSYPLSSELFGEKKDYAKTYSQKGEIRNENYFFDDDNYAHFDQAWTLNVNANYQYSRNLTRTATKMASIGLDGSLKLTPYWNINGSTHYDMVSKELAYTRIGFSRDQRSFTINFNWVPFGQYKVYDFFIGIKANILSDALKYKDRSFTQPNAPF; from the coding sequence TTGGACAAAACCGTCTTCAAAAATATATTACAATTTTTAATTATCCTAATTTTTAACAGTTTTTTAGCACAAAACAGTCCTAAAAAAGTAATTAAAGCTACGGTAATTAATGATACTATTTCCAAAAAGGATACCATTGTTGCGCCTAAAGAATCTTTACAGGCTGTAGTAGATTATAAAGCGGATGATATTCGTAGAGATGTACCTAAGAGAATGATTTATCTGAATAAAAACGCTCAGGTAAAATATCAGGATATGCAGATTGATGCAGATTATATCTCTATTGATGAAGAGCGAAGCTTAATTTTTGCCCGTGGAAAACTAGATTCTTTGGGTAAAGTATTTGAGCTTGCTCAAGTTGATCAGGGAGGCAAAAAATATGAGGTTGAAAGTTTCAATTATAATACAAAAACTCGAGAAGCAATTGCCTACAACGCAAGAACAGAGGAAAGTGAGGGTTTAATTGTAGCCCCAAAAACCAAAAAGTACAACGATTCTGTTTTCGTTATGCGACATGCAGAATTTACTACCGATCCTTACTATATAGATAAAAAAGATACAAGACCCGATTATCACCTTTTGGCATCTTACATCAAAATGCAGAAAGGAAAAAATAGTTCATCTTTAATTGTCGGTCCGGCACAAATGTATATTGAAGATGTTCCGACGCCTTTAATTTTGCCATTTGCTATTTTACCATTTTCAAGTAAAAGAGCTGCCGGTATTCTTATTCCAAGCTTTGGTGAAAGAGAAGATGTGGGTTTTTTCTTGAATGGAATAGGGTATTATCAACCGATTGGTGAACATTTTGACTTAAAGGTTTTAGCGGATATTTATACAAAAGGAAGCTGGACGATAAGGCCGGAAATGAATTATCTGAAAAAATACAGATATTCAGGTAACTTCTCAGCAGATATCGGAAGTACGGTTCGTGGAATTAAAGGTCTTGACAATTACAGCAAAACAGGAACATACAGAATTGCGTGGAGGCATACTCAAGATACAAAAGCAAACCCGTTTCTTACATTTTCTGCATCCGTAGATGTCACGAGCCAGACGTTCTATAATAATACGGTAAATAACAACTATATTATGGATCAGAGTGTTTTGAGAACTCAACAAAACTCTACCGTAACTCTTACCAAAAGATTTTTAAAACTTCCGGCAACCATTACGGGTACAGCTTCTTATTCTCAAAATTTTGCGACAGGTTTAGCAGATTTACGTTTGCCACAGATGAATGTGGCGATCAATCAGTTTTATTTATTTAAATCTAAAACCGGAGTAAGGTCTGGATTACTTGAAAATATTACAGTAAATACAGGTTTAAATTTATCAAATTTTGTGAGCACAGCAGAAGGCGAGTTATTTACTGACGCAATGTGGGATAAACTGCAGACCGGATTGAAAAATAATATCGCTTTAGGAACCAATACCACATTTGCAAAGTATTTCACTTTCAGCTTAGGAGCTACGGTTGATAATGCTTTAACGACGAAGACGCTTACTAAATATTATGATCCGATTCAGAATATAGAGGTTGATCAAATTAACAAACAAATTGCAGGATACAGTATTTTTTCTACAACTGCGAGCGTTCAGACTCAATTGTACGGACAGGCAAATTTTAAAAAAGGATCTACAATACAGGCGATACGACATATGATGACGCCAAGTATTGGTTTTACTTATTCTCCGGATTTTGGTGGTGAACAATTTGGGTATTTTAAGAATTTCTATAATGCCAATGGAGCTTTAACGCCGTATTCTATCTTTGATAAAGGGATTGTAGGGTCACCTACTACAGGCATGGTAGGTGCTTTAAACTATAACATTGGTAATAACATCGAAATGAAGGTGAAGTCTAAAAGTGATTCTACCGGAGTGAAAAAAATGAAGATTTTTGAATCTTTAAATGTAAGTGGAAACTACAATTTTGCAGCAAAAAGCCATCCCTTTTCAATTATCTCTGTAAGTGGACAGTCTTCTTTCTTTGATAATAAATTAAGTGTAAATACGAGCTTAGCGATTGAGCCCTATAAGATTTTATTTGCGCCGGGGTCAGATACCGGGATTAGAACGGAAGATTTTGGTTCTTTTAGCGTACAGGGCTTTAATGTTCAGCTTTCTTACCCGTTAAGCAGTGAACTATTTGGTGAGAAAAAAGATTACGCCAAAACGTATTCGCAAAAAGGAGAAATCAGAAATGAGAATTACTTCTTTGATGACGATAACTACGCCCATTTTGATCAGGCTTGGACGCTAAATGTGAATGCCAATTATCAATATTCAAGAAACTTAACGAGAACAGCGACTAAAATGGCTTCTATAGGTTTGGATGGAAGTTTAAAACTTACTCCTTACTGGAATATCAACGGCAGCACGCACTATGATATGGTTTCAAAAGAATTGGCGTATACCAGAATAGGTTTCTCCAGAGATCAGCGTAGTTTTACAATTAATTTTAACTGGGTACCTTTTGGCCAGTATAAAGTGTATGACTTCTTTATCGGTATTAAGGCAAATATATTAAGTGATGCATTGAAATATAAGGACAGAAGTTTTACCCAACCTAATGCACCTTTCTAA
- a CDS encoding trypsin-like peptidase domain-containing protein — translation MKSTFKKLLPFAFVGILSGATTVGVQQYLGHDSNNGDQSYFTKSTNASFVGMNTATVGDDFVKASKTTVPAVVTIKNYQNRASSRASDQDLFDFFFGDPFGGKGQQRQKQQQQQAPDNIPSGLGSGVIISPDGYIISNNHVVAGANKLEVVLSNKKSYIATLVGTDPNTDISLLKIEEKGLPFLNFANSDNVEVGQWVLAVGNPLGLNSTVTAGIISAKGRGIGILSGQGKATNPIESFIQTDAAINPGNSGGALVNVNGDLIGINSAISSTNGYYQGYGFAVPANLARKIIEDIKKFGIVQRGFLGVNSLDLSNDQQVAYYNKEKKTNLKTGSGVYITGLPDNSGAQDAGMKVGDIITKIDGANITDFADLSIAIGSKRPGDKVQVTYSRNGKENLTTVTLKDQKGGTSTRTKADLSVTEKIGAEFQSLDDRTKAYYGLTSGIVAKNVIEGSEMAKAGIVDNYIITDINGKPVNSQKDVESILNKFSGTVQIKYMDDYGRNYTRGFKMP, via the coding sequence ATGAAGAGTACTTTTAAAAAACTTTTACCCTTCGCCTTTGTGGGAATCCTCTCTGGAGCGACTACCGTTGGCGTACAACAATATTTAGGTCACGATTCTAATAACGGAGACCAATCTTATTTTACAAAATCTACTAATGCATCATTTGTGGGAATGAATACCGCAACAGTAGGTGATGATTTTGTAAAAGCATCTAAAACGACAGTTCCGGCTGTGGTAACAATTAAAAATTATCAGAACAGGGCATCAAGCAGAGCTTCTGATCAGGATTTGTTTGATTTCTTTTTTGGTGATCCATTTGGCGGAAAAGGTCAGCAAAGACAAAAGCAACAACAACAGCAAGCACCAGATAATATCCCTTCGGGGCTAGGATCGGGAGTAATTATTTCTCCTGATGGATATATTATTTCAAACAACCACGTTGTAGCGGGAGCCAATAAGCTTGAAGTTGTTTTAAGCAACAAAAAATCTTATATCGCAACTTTGGTAGGCACTGATCCAAATACCGACATTTCATTATTAAAAATCGAAGAAAAAGGACTTCCTTTCTTAAATTTTGCGAATTCTGATAATGTTGAAGTTGGGCAATGGGTTTTAGCTGTCGGTAACCCTCTTGGACTAAACTCTACCGTTACCGCAGGAATTATATCTGCGAAAGGAAGAGGAATAGGAATTTTGAGTGGACAGGGAAAAGCAACTAACCCAATTGAGAGTTTCATCCAAACTGATGCTGCCATTAACCCAGGAAACTCGGGAGGAGCATTGGTAAATGTAAATGGAGATTTGATAGGAATCAACTCTGCGATTTCATCTACAAACGGATATTATCAAGGGTATGGATTTGCAGTTCCAGCGAATTTAGCAAGAAAGATTATTGAAGATATCAAAAAATTTGGTATCGTACAGAGAGGTTTCTTAGGTGTAAATTCTTTAGATTTATCTAATGATCAGCAAGTCGCTTATTACAATAAAGAAAAGAAAACGAATCTAAAAACAGGTTCAGGAGTTTACATTACAGGACTTCCTGATAACAGTGGCGCACAAGATGCAGGAATGAAGGTTGGCGATATTATTACTAAAATCGATGGAGCCAACATTACGGATTTTGCAGATCTATCTATCGCAATCGGAAGTAAGAGACCAGGTGATAAAGTTCAGGTTACTTATTCTAGAAATGGAAAAGAAAACCTAACAACTGTAACATTGAAAGACCAAAAAGGTGGAACTTCTACAAGAACAAAAGCTGATCTAAGCGTTACTGAAAAAATTGGTGCAGAATTCCAAAGCTTAGATGACAGAACAAAAGCTTACTATGGTCTTACCAGCGGAATTGTTGCAAAAAATGTGATTGAAGGTAGCGAAATGGCCAAAGCCGGAATCGTTGACAACTACATCATCACAGACATTAATGGAAAACCTGTAAACTCTCAAAAAGATGTTGAAAGTATCTTGAATAAATTCTCCGGAACAGTTCAGATAAAATATATGGACGACTACGGTAGAAATTACACCCGAGGATTCAAAATGCCTTAA
- a CDS encoding RidA family protein — translation MKTIINTVNAPAAIGPYSQANLANGVLYISGQIPVDPATGKLVEGIEKETHQVMKNLEAILTEAGMTFKNVVKASIFLKSMDDFAVMNDIYASYLDAESFPARETVQVSCLPKNVDIEISMIAHQD, via the coding sequence ATGAAAACAATCATCAACACAGTAAACGCTCCTGCAGCGATTGGTCCTTATTCTCAAGCAAATCTTGCCAACGGAGTTTTGTATATTTCAGGTCAGATTCCGGTAGATCCTGCAACAGGTAAACTGGTAGAAGGAATAGAAAAGGAAACACATCAGGTAATGAAAAACCTTGAGGCAATCCTTACAGAAGCAGGTATGACGTTTAAAAATGTTGTGAAAGCGAGTATTTTCCTTAAAAGTATGGATGATTTTGCGGTAATGAATGATATTTATGCATCTTATTTAGATGCTGAAAGCTTCCCGGCACGTGAAACGGTACAGGTTTCTTGTTTGCCAAAAAATGTGGATATCGAAATTTCTATGATTGCACATCAGGATTAA
- a CDS encoding DUF4280 domain-containing protein codes for MPQKITDTAQLSCNQGMIPSNLTVTSQDFSTAEGKMIATEQDKQANVNIKPFGQCKLKPTTGGFLPCIPAPIMWQKTTEKDTINNYKILTEDSFCMCGTGGKIEVADKGHMEKHEIL; via the coding sequence ATGCCACAAAAAATTACAGATACCGCCCAGTTATCCTGCAATCAAGGAATGATACCCAGTAATCTTACCGTTACCAGTCAGGATTTTTCTACGGCAGAAGGAAAAATGATTGCAACAGAGCAGGATAAACAGGCTAATGTGAACATAAAACCTTTCGGACAATGCAAACTAAAGCCAACAACAGGTGGTTTTTTACCCTGCATTCCTGCGCCCATAATGTGGCAAAAAACTACTGAAAAAGATACAATCAATAATTATAAAATCCTTACAGAAGATTCATTCTGCATGTGTGGAACAGGCGGGAAAATTGAAGTCGCAGATAAAGGGCATATGGAGAAACATGAGATTCTTTAA
- a CDS encoding 5-formyltetrahydrofolate cyclo-ligase — MKKSELRKIYLEKRKNLSQDEVFFLSEKIFTNFINYFKPISEQKVHIFIPIEKFKEMNTQVFIDYFLSRNIKVFVPKIVDAKLISVEIFSDTQFETNNWGIFEPISNEDFEVLDFDFVITPLLYCDFKGNRVGYGKGFYDEFFSNISKDSKKIGVNYFNPDDMIDDVWENDIPLDYLVTPTDVLSFFNKSE, encoded by the coding sequence ATGAAAAAATCAGAACTCAGAAAAATATACCTTGAAAAAAGAAAAAATCTGTCACAAGATGAGGTTTTCTTTTTATCTGAAAAGATTTTTACCAATTTTATAAATTATTTTAAACCGATTTCAGAACAGAAGGTTCATATTTTCATTCCAATTGAAAAGTTTAAAGAAATGAATACTCAGGTTTTTATTGATTACTTTTTAAGCAGAAACATCAAAGTTTTTGTTCCTAAAATTGTTGATGCAAAACTAATTTCTGTTGAAATTTTTTCAGACACTCAATTTGAAACTAATAATTGGGGGATTTTTGAGCCTATTTCAAATGAAGATTTCGAAGTTTTAGATTTCGATTTTGTAATTACACCTTTGCTTTATTGTGATTTTAAAGGAAATAGAGTAGGCTATGGAAAGGGATTCTATGATGAGTTTTTTAGTAATATTTCAAAAGATTCAAAAAAAATCGGAGTTAATTATTTTAACCCCGATGATATGATTGATGATGTCTGGGAAAATGATATCCCCTTAGATTATCTTGTTACGCCTACTGATGTACTGTCTTTTTTCAATAAATCTGAATAG
- a CDS encoding N-acetylmuramoyl-L-alanine amidase family protein — protein MYQLNFKTILAFLLIFFTSFAFAQKKFTVVLDAGHGGSDTGANRNYSDIGLVQEKNVTLGIVLKLGAMLEKNKEFKVIYTRKIDEYPSLTDRTNTANRSKADLFISVHVNSSPSRSATARGTETFVQGPAQNRENLEVAKQENSVIYLDEKDKETFASYDASSPESLIALKLQQSKYLENSLIVGSFVEGNFEKSGRFSRGVKQENLHILRRSAMPSILIETGFVNNYEDAAFLNSEKGQEETAENIYKAIIDYKKAVDRKGGVQIATKKPEPVKPAEVALKNDFRILLMTMPVKYNDGDPELKGLNYILTIKENGLYKYYYSVTNMASVKDINLKTAKDAGFRNSYAVGFMPNQKLSIGYYNIEVYVGKDKLSSNSFILQTLKDVERNKSNGMFYYTYGKVYTLEDAVKLQKELEDKGIKNTVIQKNFK, from the coding sequence ATGTACCAACTAAATTTTAAAACAATTTTAGCATTTCTACTGATATTTTTTACCTCTTTTGCTTTTGCTCAAAAAAAGTTCACTGTGGTTTTAGATGCAGGACATGGGGGAAGCGATACCGGCGCCAACAGGAATTATTCCGACATAGGCCTTGTTCAGGAAAAAAATGTTACATTGGGAATTGTTCTTAAATTAGGAGCAATGCTTGAAAAGAATAAAGAATTCAAAGTTATCTACACCCGAAAAATAGATGAGTATCCTTCTTTGACAGATAGAACCAATACTGCCAACCGAAGCAAAGCAGATTTATTTATTTCTGTGCATGTCAACTCTTCACCAAGCCGCTCTGCAACAGCTAGAGGAACAGAAACTTTCGTACAGGGTCCTGCCCAAAACAGAGAGAACCTTGAAGTAGCAAAACAGGAAAACAGTGTAATCTACCTCGATGAAAAAGATAAAGAGACATTTGCATCTTATGACGCATCTTCACCAGAATCTTTAATCGCTTTAAAATTACAGCAAAGTAAGTATCTTGAAAACAGTCTTATTGTAGGAAGCTTCGTAGAAGGAAACTTTGAAAAAAGCGGCCGTTTTTCTCGTGGTGTAAAACAAGAAAACTTACACATTCTGAGAAGAAGTGCAATGCCTTCGATTCTTATTGAAACAGGGTTCGTAAATAATTATGAGGACGCTGCATTTTTAAATTCAGAAAAAGGACAAGAGGAAACTGCAGAAAACATTTATAAAGCCATTATTGATTACAAAAAAGCGGTAGATAGAAAAGGAGGAGTACAAATTGCCACAAAAAAACCTGAACCCGTAAAACCGGCAGAAGTAGCTTTAAAAAACGACTTCAGAATTTTACTAATGACGATGCCTGTAAAATACAACGATGGAGATCCTGAATTAAAAGGATTAAATTACATCCTTACCATTAAAGAAAACGGATTGTACAAATATTATTATAGTGTAACCAATATGGCATCTGTAAAAGATATTAATCTTAAAACAGCTAAAGATGCTGGTTTCAGAAATTCTTATGCTGTAGGATTTATGCCAAATCAAAAACTGAGTATCGGGTATTACAACATCGAAGTATATGTAGGAAAAGACAAGCTGAGTTCAAATTCTTTCATTCTTCAAACCCTGAAAGATGTGGAAAGAAACAAATCAAACGGAATGTTCTACTACACGTACGGAAAAGTTTACACCTTAGAAGATGCAGTAAAATTGCAAAAAGAACTGGAAGACAAAGGAATAAAAAACACCGTTATTCAGAAGAATTTTAAATAA
- the trhO gene encoding oxygen-dependent tRNA uridine(34) hydroxylase TrhO yields MQLYNTLSAEERAQLIDEAGKQRLTLSFYAYAKIEDPKKFRDDLFIAWNALDALGRIYVAHEGINAQMSIPADQLEDFRNTLEVYDFMKGIRLNVAVEQDNHSFLKLTIKVRHKIVADGLNDAAFDVTNKGIHLKAQEFNDMLANPNTIVVDFRNHYESEVGHFEGAITPDVENFRESLPIINEQLQDFKEDKNLLMYCTGGIRCEKASAYFKHQGFKNVFQLEGGIIEYTRQIKEENIESKFIGKNFVFDHRLGERITDDIISQCHQCGKPCDNHTNCANDACHLLFIQCDDCKTAMESCCSTECLEITHLPAEEQVALRKGAQVGNKVFRKGKSDALTFKNSGDLPNKPLAKVDSKNIRQKIAIKKTLIGKAEHYYTKSKIAQFLIENELSVGDKVLISGPTTGEQEITIAEIFVDGNSCETAKSGDQITFELPFRVRLSDKIYKILG; encoded by the coding sequence ATGCAACTGTATAACACCTTAAGCGCAGAAGAAAGAGCTCAACTTATTGATGAAGCTGGTAAGCAACGCCTTACTTTGTCTTTCTATGCGTATGCCAAAATTGAAGATCCCAAAAAATTTCGCGACGACTTATTTATAGCCTGGAACGCACTCGATGCATTGGGTCGTATTTATGTTGCTCATGAAGGAATTAATGCTCAGATGAGTATTCCTGCGGATCAACTGGAAGATTTTCGAAATACGCTGGAAGTCTATGATTTCATGAAGGGAATTCGTCTTAATGTAGCTGTAGAACAAGACAACCACTCTTTTTTGAAATTAACGATTAAGGTAAGACATAAAATTGTTGCCGATGGTTTGAATGATGCTGCTTTTGATGTAACCAATAAAGGGATTCATTTAAAGGCTCAGGAATTTAATGATATGTTGGCGAATCCGAATACAATTGTAGTAGATTTTAGAAATCATTACGAAAGTGAAGTCGGGCATTTTGAAGGTGCGATTACTCCAGATGTAGAAAATTTCAGAGAGAGCTTACCGATTATTAATGAACAGCTTCAGGATTTTAAAGAAGATAAAAATCTTTTGATGTATTGTACGGGGGGAATTCGTTGCGAAAAAGCAAGTGCTTATTTTAAACATCAAGGTTTTAAAAATGTTTTCCAATTAGAAGGCGGAATTATTGAATATACCCGCCAAATCAAGGAAGAAAATATTGAAAGTAAATTTATTGGTAAAAACTTTGTGTTTGATCATCGATTAGGCGAAAGAATTACCGACGATATTATTTCTCAGTGTCACCAATGTGGAAAACCTTGTGATAATCACACCAACTGTGCTAATGATGCGTGTCATTTATTATTTATACAGTGTGATGATTGTAAGACTGCGATGGAAAGCTGTTGTTCTACAGAATGTTTAGAAATAACACATTTGCCAGCTGAAGAACAAGTCGCTTTAAGAAAAGGAGCGCAAGTTGGAAATAAAGTATTCAGAAAAGGAAAATCTGATGCTCTGACCTTCAAAAATTCCGGGGATTTACCAAATAAACCTTTAGCAAAAGTTGATTCTAAAAATATTAGACAAAAAATTGCTATTAAAAAGACATTAATTGGTAAGGCAGAACATTACTACACCAAATCAAAGATTGCACAGTTTTTAATTGAAAATGAGCTTTCAGTTGGAGATAAAGTTTTAATTTCTGGTCCTACAACGGGAGAGCAGGAAATTACAATTGCTGAAATTTTTGTTGATGGTAACTCTTGTGAAACAGCAAAATCAGGAGATCAGATTACTTTTGAACTTCCGTTCAGAGTTCGTTTATCAGATAAAATATATAAAATTTTAGGGTAG